The Candidatus Cybelea sp. sequence GCATCCGGCGATGCAGCGCGCGGTGCGCTGGATACTGCGCGAGCAGATTCCCGACGACGCTCCCGGCGACTGGCGGATGAAGTGTAAGGAGACCGGCGGCAACGGCTGGGCCTTCGAGTTCGATAACGACGCCTATCCCGATATCGACGACACCACCATCGTCGTGCTCTCGCTGATCGAGGGCGGCGATCGCACAGCGGTGGCCGATGCGGTCGAACGCGCCCGGCGCTGGACGCTCGCGATGGACTCGCGCAACGGCGCGTGGGGCGCCTTCGATCGCGACAACGACCGCCAGCTGCTCTATCGCATGCCGTTCTCGGATTTCGGAGCGATGATCGATCCGCCAACCGAAGACGTCACCGCGCACGTGCTCGAGATGCTGGCCGCACTCGGTGAAGGCTTCGATCATCCCGCGGTAGCGCGCGGCATGGCGTACTTGCGCGAGACGCAGAAGCCGTCGGGCTCCTGGTTCGGGCGCTGGGGCGTCAATCACATCTACGGAACCTGGTGCGTCATCTCGGCGCTGCGCGCGCTAGAGACCGGGCAAGAGATGATGGACCGCGCGGCCGCGTGGCTGCTTTCGGTGCAAAATCCCGACGGCGGCTGGGGCGAAAGCTGCCACTCGTACGTCGACGAGTCGTTTGCCGGGATCGGCGCGAGCACGGCCTCGCAGACCGCGTGGGCGATTCTGGGGCTGCAGCTTGCCGGCCACGCGCAACACCCGGCGGTCGCGGCGGGTCTGGAGTACCTGTGCAAGCGCCAGCGAAGCGACGGTACCTGGGACGAGCGGGAGTGCACCGGCACCGGCTTTCCGCGTGATTTCTATATCAACTACCATCTGTACCGGCATCTCTTTCCGACGATGGCCCTTGCGATGAGCGCGAAAAGCTGCCATTCTGACCGAGAGACCGACAAGGAGCCAGCAACCAACCTATGAGCATGCCCCTCCAGCAGAAGATCGCCGTCGCCAAGTACGTTGCCGGCAAGCGGCTGCGCGGCGAGAAGAAGTATCCGCTCGTCCTCGAGCTCGAACCGCTGCTGCAGTGCAACCTGGCTTGCGCCGGCTGCGGCAAGATCCAGCACCCCGATGAGATCCTTCGCCAACGCTTGAGCGTCGAAGAGTGCATCGCCGCGGTCGAAGAGTGCGGCGCCCCGATGGTCTCGATCGCCGGCGGCGAACCGCTGGTCCACGAGCAGATGCCGCAGATCGTCGAGGAACTGGTCAAGCGAAAGAAGTTCGTGTTTCTTTGCACCAACGCGCTGCTGCTCGAGAAGAAGATCCATCTCTTCAAGCCGTCGGTCTACTTCGTCTGGATGATCCACCTCGACGGCATGCGCGAGCGCCACGACGAATCGGTTTGCCGCAAAGGCGTCTTCGATAAAGCCATCGCCGCCACCAAGGTGGCTAAGGAGCGAGGCTTCCGCGTCTTCACCAACACGACGTTCTTCGATCAGGACGGCCCCGAATCGGTCCGCGAGGTGCTCGATTATCTCAACGACGATCTGAAGGTCGACATGATGCAGATCTCGCCGGCCTACGCATACGAGAAAGCCCCCGATCAAGGGCACTTTTTGGGCGTAAGCCGCACGCGCGAGGTCTTCAAGGAAGCCTTCGCGGGCGGTAAGCGCAAGAAATGGCGCCTGAATCACAGCCCGCTCTATCTCGACTTTCTCGAAGGGAAGGTCGACTTCGAGTGCACGCCGTGGGGCATCCCGTGCTACACGGTTTTCGGCTGGCAGCGCCCTTGCTACCTGATGAGCAAAGAGGGCTACGCCCGCACGTACAAAGAGCTGCTCGACGAGACCGACTGGTCGAAGTACGGCCGCGGCAAGCATGAGTCGTGCAATAACTGCATGGCGCACTGCGGCTACGAGCCGACGGCGGTGATTCGCACGACGGCCTCGCTGCGTGAATCGGTTCGCGCGGCCTTCAGCGGCTAAAGTTCGTCCGTTCCATGAGGCGCGGCGCGATCGGGCTGCTGGTTGCGTCGTTTGCACTTGCGGCTTGCGGCGGCCACGATAGCGGGCCCGTAACGCCGCTTCCCGGAGCGCTGGCCGTTGCGCCCGGAGCCGTCGCGCGCCCGATGTCCGGGCGTGAACTTCCGGAGCCGCCCCTGGTCAAGTCGGTCAGCGGCGTCGCTAAGGTCGATCTCGAAGCCGCGCAAAATTATGCCGACGGCATGCCGACCTTCGACTACCAAGGCGCCAACGACGTCGCGCCGACGATCGAGGTGCAGCCGGGCGACACGATCGTCCTCAATCTCCAAAACAATCTTCCCGACGTTCCGCCGCCGGCGGCGGTGCAGGGCGGCATGCAGATGGAAGGCATGAAACCGGATACGGGGGCGCAGGAAGATATGAACCTGCACTTTCACGGACTCGGCAGTTCACCGAAAAAGCCGGGCGACGACGTGCTGACGATGCTCGCGAAGCCGGGGCAGTCGCTGCATTACGTCGTGCACGTGCCGGCCAATCAGGAACCCGGACTCTACTGGTATCACCCGCACGTTCACGGCGAGACCAACTTCCAGGTTGGCGAGAGCGGGATGTCGGGCGCGATCGTCGTCGACGGCCTCGAGCGGCATCTGCCGGGCCTGCGCAAGATGAAGCAGCGGGTGATCATCGTGCGCGCCACCGGCCTCGGCGGGGACGACGCGCGCCCCGACGGCAGCAACAGCGCGCCCTGCGTAACCAAAGACGGCGTGACGACCTCGCTCAACAACGCCGTCAAGCCGACGATCACGATCGCGCCCGGCGAGAAACAGTTCTTCCGGCTCGTCAACGCGACCGGGCATCGGACGCTGAAGCTGAAGATCCCGGGCGAGCGGCTCGAGCTCGTCGCGATCGACGGCTTTGCGCTCGATACATATCCCGGAACGCCGGCCACGAAGATGGTTTCCTCGATCACGATTCCGCCGGCGGCCCGCGCGGAGTTCGTGGTCACCGGACCGTCCGGCGGCCACGCGCTTTTCCGTTC is a genomic window containing:
- the hpnH gene encoding adenosyl-hopene transferase HpnH gives rise to the protein MSMPLQQKIAVAKYVAGKRLRGEKKYPLVLELEPLLQCNLACAGCGKIQHPDEILRQRLSVEECIAAVEECGAPMVSIAGGEPLVHEQMPQIVEELVKRKKFVFLCTNALLLEKKIHLFKPSVYFVWMIHLDGMRERHDESVCRKGVFDKAIAATKVAKERGFRVFTNTTFFDQDGPESVREVLDYLNDDLKVDMMQISPAYAYEKAPDQGHFLGVSRTREVFKEAFAGGKRKKWRLNHSPLYLDFLEGKVDFECTPWGIPCYTVFGWQRPCYLMSKEGYARTYKELLDETDWSKYGRGKHESCNNCMAHCGYEPTAVIRTTASLRESVRAAFSG
- a CDS encoding multicopper oxidase domain-containing protein — protein: MRRGAIGLLVASFALAACGGHDSGPVTPLPGALAVAPGAVARPMSGRELPEPPLVKSVSGVAKVDLEAAQNYADGMPTFDYQGANDVAPTIEVQPGDTIVLNLQNNLPDVPPPAAVQGGMQMEGMKPDTGAQEDMNLHFHGLGSSPKKPGDDVLTMLAKPGQSLHYVVHVPANQEPGLYWYHPHVHGETNFQVGESGMSGAIVVDGLERHLPGLRKMKQRVIIVRATGLGGDDARPDGSNSAPCVTKDGVTTSLNNAVKPTITIAPGEKQFFRLVNATGHRTLKLKIPGERLELVAIDGFALDTYPGTPATKMVSSITIPPAARAEFVVTGPSGGHALFRSLCYNTGPNGDPDPPLVLGDLRAPRHGGHIAHIASPLRVGEPLPRNVYTTPLPPPSVKRVVIMSENGKPRFFINGKAYSVHAPPMFVVHTGTTEEWQIQNVTEEIHDFHIHQTHFVVEKIDGVAVEHPHWADSVVVPHRRTVGGKTVPGTLTLLMDFRDPTIRGEFLFHCHILDHEDLGMMAKIEAI